The genomic DNA AATTTTTTACGCAACAACCGTGTTGATGTGTTGGTTCTTGACTATTTGCTTGGTGATGAAGAGATCGACGGTTTACCGATGATCAAACAGCTCATGAGCAACTTCCCGTGGCTGAAAATTCTTCTTTCCTCCACGCTGGAAAACACGGCGATTGTGCGCATGGCGTTAAAAATCGGCGTGCGTGGGCATGTCGGTAAAAGCCGTGATTTATCGGAAGTGGTGAATGCGGCGCGCCAGGTCGCGGCGGGGCGTATCTCCCTCTCAGAAAGCATGGAGAAAGAGTTCTACCTAATTTCCGAGCCTTGTGCAGACACGAAATCGGGTTCAGAGGGTGACAACGCGCCGCAGGTGATTGAGGGCATTGGCCGCCTGGATCAGCTGTCTCCTAAGGAGCTTGAGGTGCTGCGACTCTTTACCGGTGGAATGTCTGTCCTGCAGATTTCAGAGAAATTCAATCGTAGTCGTAAGACGGTCAGCGGACAGAAGAAATCGGCCATGAAAAAGCTGGGCGTGAAAACGGACTCTGAACTGTTTCTTTGGCACGACCAACTGCTTTAATCCCATTGCAACCGGTTCATCCGAGACATTATCAGGAGCCTTTAACAGGCTCCTTTTTTATTTCAGTCAGACGGTATCGTCCGATGCTTTGTGCTCAATGGGATGAATATTTCGCAGTGCAGCCGCGAGATGATTGATTGAGCAGGGCTTAAACAGGCAATCATTCATGCCAGCCTGTAAACAACGCGCCGTGATCTCATGCATGGCATTGGCGGTAAAGCCGATAATCCAGGCCGCGGCCCTGTGCTGTTCCTGCTCGCGCGTGCGGATTATGTGAGTCAGCTGATAACCATTCATGCCGGGCATGTTGCAGTCGGTAATGATCACGTCGAAATCTGTTTTTTTCCAGATAGCCAGTGCCTCATTTCCCTCTGACGCAAGATACGCATGCTGTCCTAACCAGGCCAACTGTTTAGCCAGCAGGATCCGGTTGGCAGGGTTATCGTCCACGACCAGGATCTTCAGGGCCGGAATTTTGTCTTCGTCTTCGTGCTGCTGGACATCCACGGCCGCCGCCGTTTTTACTTTCGGCAGTGTAAAGGTTGCTCTCACCGTGGTGCCCACGTTTTTCTCACTGGTCAGCATAAGCGTGCCGCCCATGCTTTCGCAAATGGTCCGGCTGATATAGAGGCCCAGCCCCGTTCCTGCGCGGCGGTTGTCTGCCTGACTAAAGGGCCTGAACAAGGCTGCCTGCTGGCTGGCATCGATCCCCACGCCGCTGTCCTTGACGTCAATGATGTAGTGAACGCTGTCATTTACCGGGTCTTCAGCCTGCTGCAGCGTCAGTGATACGCCGCCGACGTCGGTAAACTTAATGGCATTACTTAACAGGTTCGACAGAACCTGCTTGATGCGTAAGGGGTCGGCACAGACATCGATTATCGGTTCCGTCGGGAACGCGCGAGTGAGTTCGATATTTTTCTCAATGGCCACGCCCTGGAAAACCCGCATCATATTGTTAATCAGCGTACCGAGGTTCGTGGCTTCAGGATTGAAATCGAGATGCCCCCCCTCAATACGGGAAATATCCAGAATATCGCCAATTAATCCCACCAGTCCTTCTGCCGATTCATACGCCACCTCGAGCGCCTGAATATCTTGCTCACCACGGCGTCCTTTTTTCAGCACGATATCCAGCATGCCAATAATGGCATTCATCGGCGTGCGGATTTCATGACTCATGGTCGACAGGAAGACGGATTTTGCGCGGTTAGAATCCTCGGCCCTGTCTTTGGCTTCCTTAAGTTCAACCAGCAGCGCTTCACGCTCGGTGATGACCTCGCGTAATTGCACAAGCTGGGTGTTCATCTGACGACGAAGTGCCGCTTTACGCGCGATCTGTCGACGCAGGTAGAGTGCCCAACCCAGGGCCAGAATAATTAAGACGGCGCTAAAGACGGCAGTGGCAATCAACACTTCCCGATAGCGATACCAGAAGCTGTCAACAACCACCAGTTCGTTGGGCCGCCAGCGGTTGGCCAGATTTTCCAGCTCAACAGGGGGAATGCTCAGCAATATTTTATCTAAAATCCCCTGAAGTTCCGGATTGGACAGCCCGACCCCGAAAGAGATCCAGACAGGGGCGTCCCCCACAATCGACACCACTTTAAGTTTGTCCTGAAAGTTGGTGAAGATTTGATAGTCACTCATGATCAGAATACCCACCGCGGCATCCGCTTTCCCCTCAAGTACGGTGGAAAGCAGCTGTGATTCATTGCCCACGTGAACAATTTCAATTTCCGGGTAACGCTGGCGCACCATACTTTCCACACCAATGTTTTTTACCATCGCCAGCCGTTTTCCACGCAGATCTGCCAGCATATGAATGTCGTTACGATTTGTCGCTGTTGCCAGGGAAAAGGCGCTCCGCAGATAGGGGCGGGTGAAAAGAATTTTATTTTTACGCGCTTCACTGGGGGTGATTGAGGCGAGCATATCCGCGCTTGACTCGTTCACCTGTTGAATCAGTTCCTCGGTGGTGCTGCCCGTTTCAAAACGAAACTGTAAACCGGTTCTGAGCGACACAACGGAAAACAGATCGGCGGCAATACCGCGCAGCACACCTTTATTATCAATAAATGAGACTGGGGCTGCATTGTCCTGGCTGTAGATCAGAACGTTAACGATGGGATGTTTCTTGATCCACGTTTTCTCTTGCTCGGTAAAGAGAAGGGATTTCGACCCCTGTGCGAGATCAATGCGATCGGGCTGCCAGAGACGATAAAGCTCCTGCTTTTCATCTTCTGGCACGGCCTTGATTGCGGCATTAATCAGTGTGAGCAGTTGTGGTTTTTTTTGGCTGACGGCAAACCCCACTTCACGGCTGGTCAGGCGTGAGAATCGCTCAACATGAATATTGTTCAGGTAGTTGCGGCTGAGCGAGTAACTGTTGCCCAGGTAAACCCGCGACTGACCAAACGCCACCGCGCTCAACGCTTCCTGATAACTGTCGAACAGGCGAAAACGGGCGTTAGGGTAGGCGGCCTGAGCCTGTGACAGGGGCAAATAGTCCCTCGGCATTGCTACGTCGGTATCACGCAGATCCTCTGCCAGAGGGGCGGTATCGCTATCGTTGAGCCCCAGCACCGGTTTATCGCTGGCATAAGGTAAAGAAAAGGCAAAAGCATCGTTATCCGGGAAGGCGGCCACGGACGGGATCAGGTCAATATCGCCACGTGCCAGCGCCTGCCACGCCTCTTCAGAGGAGCTAAACACTTTTATCTTAACCGGGAGGTTAAGTTGCCAGGCGACCAGTCCCGTATAATCCGCGCTCAAACCTTCATACTCATTGCGAATGTTACGCATGCCAAACGGTGGGGCATCATAATGGGTCACGCCCACGTTCAGTTGTCGTTGTTGTTTTATAAACGCGGCTTGATCGGCGCTAAGAGATAAACGCTGTAATCCCTGGACCGGTGTTCTCATCAGGATCTTATATTCATCGCCTATCGCTGAAGGCATTGAAAGCAAGAATAAAACCAGCAGCACAAAAAGGCGAAAATAGTGACGCATATCTCTTTAACTGACTCCTGAAGACGAAGTGAGCCTGGGAATATCTTCCCCGGACATCGGGTGTGCTGTGAATGAAACATCATAAACAACCTGTACGGGCTAGCCCATAACTTACTGTATAGCCGATGAAAAGACATCCTTCATGCCTGACCTCAGCAATACCGGGGTCGAATTATACCGATGTCATCCTCATTTATGTGTGCGCAGTATGATGAAACAGACGATAAAGGGTTATAAGACCTGACTTGGTTATTTTTTTTAATGAAATAACATCTCATTATAAACGGTAATGGTATTAATTAAGTTGCTGTAAAATACTCAGCTTAAGTGAAATTGAATAAGAGGCGGAAATCGCTTTTTACCTGCCTGTGCCGGGGCTGTACTCTCTTCAGGGAATATCAAGACGGGTCTTATCGTGAGCCACCCGTAACAATGAAAAAATCGGCTTAATTTTTCTGATTAAATAATTGAGCGGATTTTTATGCGCCCGGTACCTCAACGTCGACCTGTTAACCACGCCGCAATAAGCCAGCAGTTACATTCCCTGGCGGAGATTTATCGCCAGTCTATGGCTGACGGGGATTACGCCAGCGCCTCTCGCTGCTGTGAAAAAGCCCTGGCCATATTGCCCAAAAATATGTCAGTGCAAAGTGACTATGCGCTAAGCCTGATGCGTCAGGGAAAGTACGATCAGGCGTATAAAGTGTATCGTAAAATACACCGGTCGCCGCAGCGTCATGAAGCCTCTGAAACCTGGCTGGATGGTTTTGCTGAACTGTGTGGGCACATGGGCAAAACCCAGGAGATGCGCACCTATGGCCTTGAGTCGCTGACGCTGTCGGATCAACGCTTTGGTCACGGCAAATGCTGGCCGCTTCCCTCAACGCCGCCGCGTCCTTTTGATGCCACGCAGCGCGAAAAAAATATTATCGCCTTCAGCCTGTTCGGCGATCGGCCGCGCTATTGCGAAACGCTGATTAAAAACATTGAAGCCGCAAACTCGCTGTTTCCTGGCTGGTGCTGCCGTGTGTATCTGGATAATTCTGTGCCGCAGCACGTCTGGCAACGTCTGCAGGCGGGCGGTGCTCAACTGGTCGATATGAGCCACGAAAAAACCATCTATCCCACGTTATGGCGTTTTCTGGTGATGGACGACCCGACGGTTGAGCGGTTTTTGGTTCGTGATGCCGACTCGTTGCTCTCCGAACGCGAGCAGGTTTGTGTCGAGGCGTGGCTACGTTCGCCCTGGTACTTTCACCATATGCGTGACTATTTCACGCATACCGAGTTGTTACTCGCCGGGATGTGGGCTGGATGTGGCGGCATCTTCCCGAACGTTGCAAGAATGATGCGTGAGTTTGTCGTGCAGTACCGGGGCAATGCGCGCTTCACTGACCAGTATTTCCTGAAGGCGGTGCTGTGGTCCACCGTGCGGCAAAGTCTGCTTAGCCATGATGCTATTTTTGGTTTTCATCATGCTGAACCCTGGCCGGCGCATCCTCCTGTTCGCTGGAAGGCAGAACACTTCCACGTCGGGAGCAATGCCGGGTTTACGATCATGGCCGGGCCAAGCCATAAACAAGACGGGGAAAAGCAGGCTGTGCTGCTGAAAATGGACGGTAATGCCTGGCGGTATACGGCACCCGTGCAGCAGGGGCAGTGGAAACTGCCGATGCCTTTTTTTATTGCCGAGGGGTTTCGTCAGGGAGACGTTAAGGTCGAGATAGTGAACGACGACGATCGTCAGGGGAGCTGAGACAGATTGCGGGACTCCCGGAAACGCAGCGTCCCGCGTGTCGCCAGGACCGCAGGACGCCTGCATTTACATATTATTGAGGGCGACCTGCATACCGACCTGAACCAGCAGTTCCGTTTCCATACCTGAATGCTGATATACGGCATATTGCACGCCATCGACAGTTACTGAGCCCCGGGCTTTCGTCCATTCACCCATTTCCGCGCCTTCGGGAAGTAGGTCCGAGAGGTTAATTTCATCCCCTGCATCACCTTTTATCATCAGTTGCTGGCTGGTATCGTCGGCAAAAAGACGCGCTTCATTCTGAATTAAAACGTCGTCGAGCGTTATTTCCAGCACCACCGGAAATGGCGTATCGCGGTCCCCATCCGTGAGGGCCTCTGGCGCGATATCGCGATTATCAATATTGTTGTTCATCACGGATTAACCTGTTCAAACGTAAAAAAGTACTTTCCTGGTAAAGTGGAGGAGAAATTTTTACCGGGACGGAACAGGCGCGACAATAAGTCCGGTCTTATACTGTCGGGATCTTGTCTGCCACTGAGGTATCTGCGCAGAACAAGACAAAGCTTACTCAGGGTAAGCCGGGTCATCGGTATAATTTTATTTTCCAGCATGTTTTATTCAGGGAACGACTCGTACGATGCGTTTTTTATCAGCCCGGCTATTGAGCCTGCTTCTTACCGTGTGTTGTGTAGGGCAACTGCACGCCCAGCCACTGGAACTGCAGCGTCGCGTTCAGGTTAACGCGCCGCATGTCCAGTTCAGTGAGGCGGCGCAACGCTGGCTGGACAGCCATTCCACGCTGCATGTGGGGGTTTGGGGGCAGGAGCAACCGCCGTTAAGCGAAGGGATGGGACATGGCGTCTTTGGCGGCATTGCTGCTGATTACCTGGCTATGCTGGAAGACAGCCTTAAGGTAAAAATTAAGCTGCATTACTACGAAAACAGCAGTGAAGCGTTACTCGCGCTGAAGCGCCAGGAAATACAGATGGTGGCTATCTGGAATCCGGAACTGTGGCCAAGCCCGGACCTGCAAGCCTCACCGCCCTGGCTGCTGGATAAAGCGGTTCTGATGACCCCAAAATCACAGGGTGAAACGCCTGTCGATCTGCGAAATAAAGTGATTGGCGTCGTCTCAGGAAGCCAGGCCAGTGAAGCGCTTCGCCGCCAGTATCCGGACAGCACACTGCGCTTCCAGTCGTGGTATAACACCGCCGTCAGCGCGCTGGCCTTTAAGCAAATCGATGCGCTGTGGATTAACCGGGCCAGTGCGGAATATCTTACGCAATACCACCAGGTCAGAGACCTGAGCTGGACGTTCAGCCCGACGATACCTAATCTGAACATGAGTTTTGGTATCGACCGACAGCTACCGCTGCTGGCGGAATCCATCGATACCGTATTTAAACATATCTCTTTAGCCAGCCGTTTACGCATTGCGACCAGCTGGGGTCTGAACCGGAGCTTTGTGATCACCGCCAATCCACTGGGGTTAGATCCCGAGGAGGAAAGCTGGCTACGCGAGCACGGGCAAATTCAGGTCATTATTGACCGCCGTCAAAGGCCTGTCACGTTTGTCAGCGAAGGTGAACCTCAGGGGCTGGTGGTCGATCTGCTTAACCAGTTTAACGACCAGTACGGCATTCGCTTTTCCTTCCTCAGCGTTGAAAGCGATGCTGAACTTCTGGCAATGAAGCGCGCTCACCCTGACGCACTGTTTGTTGAACAGGTTATCGATACGCCGCAGCAGACCAAAAGCGGTGCAGCGAAAACGCCTCCGTTGCTTACCACGCCCGCCGTGGTGGTGATGGATCAGGGCATCAAGCGCCCCAGTGATTTCTCACAGTTGAAAGGCGAGAAAATTGCCATTCAGGCGAATGACCCGCTGTTACCCTGGCTGGACACCTGGTATCCCACCATTAAGCTGGTGAAAGTTCCGCATATGGACGACGCCCTTGAACGCTTAAAACGTGGAGAAGTCCGTGGGGTGATTGCACCGCAGTTTATTGCCAGTTATCTCGTGACTCTCCACCATCCAACCCGTTTTCATCTGGCGGTGACCCTTCCTGTGACACCCGTCGATCTGGTGTTGTCGGCGCAAACGGACAGCAGCCAGCCGATCAATATCCTGAACAAAGCGCTGGCCGATATGCAGCCACGGGCGCTGATGCAAATGGCGGGTGACTGGCGTCAGGCGGCGATAGAAAACAGTGAAACCTGGAATAAAAGCACGTTCGTGAACTCGCTGCTGTGGGGCATATTGCTCTTTCTGGTCGTGGTGGGCTGCTGGCTGTGGATCCAGTATTTGCGCCGTGCATTACGCCGCGGCAACGTCTGGCAGCAGAAGCTGGCTGAGCAGCTGAAATTTACCCAATCACTGATAGACGCCTCTCCTGTTGCGCTCTATGTCCGCGATCGGCAGGGGAATTTACTGCGTTATAACCAGGCCTGGAGCGATACTATTGGCCTGTCAGGGCAGGATCTGAAAGGTCTGCCGATCACCGCCATCAATACGGTTGAGCCTTCAGAGCTGGCGGCGATCGAAGCCCGCTATCGCCAGGCATTGCAGGATGGTCAACCGCAGAAATGGTCCGCCAGGTTTCAGGTGGGTGAGCAGCCACGATACTTGCAGGGGTGGGTCGTGCCGTGGCATGACGGGCAGGGCGAGATTGGCGGGTTAATTGGTGGCTGGCTGGATATCACCGAAAAAGAGCTGTTAATTACTCAACTCTCTGAAACAAAAAGTAATCTTGAGCAGGCGATTGCCAGTAAAAATGCCTTTATGCTGAGCATGGGGCATGAGGTTCGCACACCGCTTAACGTGATTACGGGTCTGCTGGAACTGGAACTTCAGGCGCTGGACGAGCGCCATGAACGCAACGAGAATCTGAACCTCATCTGGGAGTCCTCCCTTAATCTGCTTTCGTTAATTGGCGACATGTTCGATGTTTTCCGTGCCGATAACCCGCAACTGCTCGGCTTAACGCGCAGCACGAACCTGCCGCAGCTGATTGACAGCACGGTCGCTCTCTATCGTCAGCAGGCAGAAGCGAAAGGTATGAGCCTGAACGTGCTGATCGAGCTTTCAGCTCAACGCTACGATACCGATCCGCTGTTAATTATCCGCATTCTGTCGAGCCTCCTGCGCAATGCCATCAAGCATGCTGACGGCGATGCCATTGATATCGAGGTGTATGAGGGAACCCGTGATCCACAGGTTGAAAGCGTCCGGTTGGTGATTGAGGTGTGCGATGGGGGCCCGGGGATTTCCGAAGCAACCCAGGCACAAATCATCGAACGCGCGAACAACGTGACGCTTAAATCGGAGTGGACCGATACCGGCTTTAGTTTGCCCGCCTGTCTGCATATGGCGCGCGCTGCCGGGGCGGAGGTGCGCGTTGAGAGCGAGCCGCACGAAGGATGTGTGGTGAGTTTCCTCTTTAATGCGACACCCTCAGCGAAAATAGCCCTGCATCATCCGGCACCGGACAGCGTAGCCAGCCTGCATATTCTGGTGGTGGATGATTATCCTCCCGCGCGTCAGACCTTACAGCAGCGACTCGAATCATGGGGACACCGCGTCTCTTTGGCCACGCAAGGAGAAGAGGCGCTGGCAATGTGGAAAGCGCAGCCAGCGCGTTATGCCGCCATTATTACTGACTGTACTATGCCGGTGATGGATGGTTACGAACTGACCCGGCAGATCCGTGAGCATGAACGACGGGAAGGACGTGAGGCGATCCCCATTTTTGGCCTGACGGCCATGAGCGGCACAGAAGCGGCCGCAAGCTGTATTGATGCCGGGATGGATGAATATCTGGAAAAACCGCTAACGCCGCAAAAATTGCAGGAGATGCTGGAGCGGTATTTCGCCAGTGCCGGAAAGACGGACGCCACCGTTGACGATAAAACACGCCAGCTTCAGTTCGAAATGATCGCCGTGAATCATGACGACGCCGAACACCTTAAACAGCGACTTGAACAGCGAGAGCGCGACAAGGTTGGCCGCATGGCTCACCGGATTAACGGCGGTGCGCGGTTGATGAATTTTACCTCGCTGAAAGAGGCCTGTGAGGCGCTGGAACTCGCCTGCAACAACGAACAAGGCTGGGAATCCATCGAACCGTTGGTCAGCCGTGTGCTGGAAGAGATGGAACGGTTTAACGCGTGGCTGGAACGCCAGACGTGAGACGTCGGCAAAAGGGAATGTTGCGGCATAACGGCGATACCAGGGCAAATATCCTGCACCCTGACGCTTATTGGATATACTTCATGTGGCAGGTTGTGCTGTTTCCGGATTTTTCAGCCAGAGCGGAGACACCGCATCGTACATCCTGCAACGGGAACCAATGAAAATGTTCACCATGAAACAGTTATGGAGGTGTGGAAGATGGGATTATTAAGTTTTGTGAAAGAAGCGGGCGAGAAAATCTGGGATGCCGTATCCGGCGGTAGCAAGGAAGATCAGGCCGACAAGCTGAAAAAACATATTGATAGTCTTAACCTGCCTGGTGCCGAAAAGGTCAACATTAATGTCGCGGACGACGGTACGGCGACGGTGACCGGCGACGTGGGCTCCCAGGAAGATAAAGAAAAAATTCTGGTGGCGATAGGTAACGTCACCGGGATTGGTCAGGTCAATGATAGCGTGACCGTCACCCAAAGCGGGGTGGAAAGCCGCTATTACACGGTGAAATCCGGCGATACCCTGAGCGCCATCTCAAAAGCGATGTATGGCTCTGCCAATGAGTATCAGCGTATTTTTGAAGCCAATAAACCGATGCTGACGCATCCCGACAAAATCTACCCGGGTCAGGTACTGATTATCCCGGCTAAGTAAGCCGTCAATCAGGACGTGTTAGCGATGTTTGTAGGGAGTCTGTGATGGGATTATTAGATCAAATCGGCAGCCTGGCCGGCGGGCAGGGCGGTAAGACGGAGCAACTCCAGGCGATCATGACCTGGATTGAGCAGCAGGGCGGCATTCAGGGGATCCTCGAAAAATTCCGCAATGGCGGCCTGGGCGGCGTTGTCGAGTCGTGGCTTAGCCAGCAGAGTAATCAGTCGGTGAACAGCGAACAGATCACATCGGTGTTTGGATCGCCAGCGCTGCAGGATCTTGGCGCGAAACTGGGCGTGGATTCTCAAACCGCGTCGACGCTGATTGCTGAATACCTGCCTAAAATCGTCGACGGCCTTTCACCGCAGGGCGAAGCCCCGGCCCAGGGCGACCTGATGTCTGCGGGACTTAACCTGCTCAAAGGTAAGTTCCTGAGTTAGTGCAATCCACGGCGTGATGACGCCGTGTACATACCAGGCCTGTATTCAGGCCTGGTATGTAGTATCAGGCTTAATGGGAAGAGACAAATATCGACGCCTGCTGCACAGGCGGAACGGCGAAATTACGCTGCATGCGTTTTATTTCCTCTGCGGGTGGCAAACCAAACAGCCGTTTGAATTCACGATTAAACTGCGACGGACTTTCATAACCGACGGCGTAGCTCGCGGCGGCGGCGGTAATATGCTGACGCACCATCAACATCCTTGCCTGGTGCAGGCGCACCGATTTCACATATTGCATCGGCGGCATACGGGTTATCGCTTTGAAATGGGTGTGAAACGTCGGCACACTCATTCCGGCCTCCATCGCCAGTTGATTAAGCGTTAACGGCTCAGCGTAGGCGGTATGGATGTGCTGCAGTACTTTGCCAATTTTGCCGAACTGCCCCTGTAAGGCCAGCGCGGCGCGCATGGCCTTGCCCTGGGCGCCCGTCAGGACGCGGAAATAGAGCTCTCGCACCCGCGCCGGGCCGAGGATCGCCGCCTCAAGCGGATTGTTCAGTACTTCAAGCAGGCGCAGCACGGCCGTTTTTACCGCGTCGTCCATCGGGCTCGACATCATGCTTTGTGGCGCAGCGGGAGGATGTGGGGCGTGATGCTGCTCAATCTGCAACATCAGTTCAGCGGCAAGCTGAAAATCCAGATGCAGATATATCGCCAGTAAGGGGTGTTCTGCCGACGCGTCGGTTTCCATCACAAACGGCACCGGTACTGACACGGCCAGATAGTGCTGTTCATCATACAGATAGGTCTGCTGACCGAAAAAGCCGCGTTTGCTGCCCTGGCAGACAATCACAATCCCCGGATCGTAAAGCACGGGCGTTCGCGCAAGCGGGCGGTCGGCACGCAAAATTCGCACATCAGGCAACGCCGTCAGGTTGTACCCTTCCTGCACCGCCAGTGCTTTTACTAAGGTAATCATCCCGGACATCACTGCACCTCATAAAATCAGGCAATAAAAAGAGAAAATACGGCCTAAAAATACGGCAAATCAGAGAATACCATGCAGCCTTCACTGTTCATGGGAGTTATTTATGGCATCTGCAAAAACAATCTTAATCACCGGCGTCAGCAGCGGCTTTGGTCGTGCTCTGGCGGAGGAAGCCCTCGCCGCAGGTCATCGGGTCGTGGGGACCGTGCGCACCCCCGAAGCAAAGCAGGCATTCGAGGCACTCGATACGCAGCGGGCATTCGGCTGCCTGCTTGATGTCACGGACTATGCGCACATTGATGAAGTGATTACGCAGAGTGTATCCACCGTCGGCCCGATTGATGTCCTTGTGAACAATGCCGGTTACGGTCACGAAGGCATACTGGAAGAGTCCTCGCTCGCAGACATGCGCCGCCAGTTTGAGGTGAATGTGTTTGGCGCCGTCGCGATGATCAAAGCCGTGCTGCCGGGCATGCGCCAGCGTCGTCACGGCCATATTCTTAATATCACCTCGATGGGCGGTTTCATCACTCTGCCCGGCATCAGCTATTACTGTGGCAGTAAATTTGCACTCGAAGGCATATCAGATACGCTGAGCAAAGAGCTTGCTCCGTTCAACATACATGTCACTGCGGTGGCACCGGGCTCGTTTCGCACCGACTGGGCAGGACGCTCGATGGTACGCAGTGCGCGCAGCATCCCGGACTATGACGCGT from Enterobacter ludwigii includes the following:
- a CDS encoding transporter substrate-binding domain-containing protein; the protein is MRHYFRLFVLLVLFLLSMPSAIGDEYKILMRTPVQGLQRLSLSADQAAFIKQQRQLNVGVTHYDAPPFGMRNIRNEYEGLSADYTGLVAWQLNLPVKIKVFSSSEEAWQALARGDIDLIPSVAAFPDNDAFAFSLPYASDKPVLGLNDSDTAPLAEDLRDTDVAMPRDYLPLSQAQAAYPNARFRLFDSYQEALSAVAFGQSRVYLGNSYSLSRNYLNNIHVERFSRLTSREVGFAVSQKKPQLLTLINAAIKAVPEDEKQELYRLWQPDRIDLAQGSKSLLFTEQEKTWIKKHPIVNVLIYSQDNAAPVSFIDNKGVLRGIAADLFSVVSLRTGLQFRFETGSTTEELIQQVNESSADMLASITPSEARKNKILFTRPYLRSAFSLATATNRNDIHMLADLRGKRLAMVKNIGVESMVRQRYPEIEIVHVGNESQLLSTVLEGKADAAVGILIMSDYQIFTNFQDKLKVVSIVGDAPVWISFGVGLSNPELQGILDKILLSIPPVELENLANRWRPNELVVVDSFWYRYREVLIATAVFSAVLIILALGWALYLRRQIARKAALRRQMNTQLVQLREVITEREALLVELKEAKDRAEDSNRAKSVFLSTMSHEIRTPMNAIIGMLDIVLKKGRRGEQDIQALEVAYESAEGLVGLIGDILDISRIEGGHLDFNPEATNLGTLINNMMRVFQGVAIEKNIELTRAFPTEPIIDVCADPLRIKQVLSNLLSNAIKFTDVGGVSLTLQQAEDPVNDSVHYIIDVKDSGVGIDASQQAALFRPFSQADNRRAGTGLGLYISRTICESMGGTLMLTSEKNVGTTVRATFTLPKVKTAAAVDVQQHEDEDKIPALKILVVDDNPANRILLAKQLAWLGQHAYLASEGNEALAIWKKTDFDVIITDCNMPGMNGYQLTHIIRTREQEQHRAAAWIIGFTANAMHEITARCLQAGMNDCLFKPCSINHLAAALRNIHPIEHKASDDTV
- the lysM gene encoding peptidoglycan-binding protein LysM; translated protein: MGLLSFVKEAGEKIWDAVSGGSKEDQADKLKKHIDSLNLPGAEKVNINVADDGTATVTGDVGSQEDKEKILVAIGNVTGIGQVNDSVTVTQSGVESRYYTVKSGDTLSAISKAMYGSANEYQRIFEANKPMLTHPDKIYPGQVLIIPAK
- a CDS encoding response regulator transcription factor, coding for MNPFSGKKIYVALLDDHPIVRKGMEIIFSQEPDFELKGSFATRIELMNFLRNNRVDVLVLDYLLGDEEIDGLPMIKQLMSNFPWLKILLSSTLENTAIVRMALKIGVRGHVGKSRDLSEVVNAARQVAAGRISLSESMEKEFYLISEPCADTKSGSEGDNAPQVIEGIGRLDQLSPKELEVLRLFTGGMSVLQISEKFNRSRKTVSGQKKSAMKKLGVKTDSELFLWHDQLL
- a CDS encoding response regulator is translated as MRFLSARLLSLLLTVCCVGQLHAQPLELQRRVQVNAPHVQFSEAAQRWLDSHSTLHVGVWGQEQPPLSEGMGHGVFGGIAADYLAMLEDSLKVKIKLHYYENSSEALLALKRQEIQMVAIWNPELWPSPDLQASPPWLLDKAVLMTPKSQGETPVDLRNKVIGVVSGSQASEALRRQYPDSTLRFQSWYNTAVSALAFKQIDALWINRASAEYLTQYHQVRDLSWTFSPTIPNLNMSFGIDRQLPLLAESIDTVFKHISLASRLRIATSWGLNRSFVITANPLGLDPEEESWLREHGQIQVIIDRRQRPVTFVSEGEPQGLVVDLLNQFNDQYGIRFSFLSVESDAELLAMKRAHPDALFVEQVIDTPQQTKSGAAKTPPLLTTPAVVVMDQGIKRPSDFSQLKGEKIAIQANDPLLPWLDTWYPTIKLVKVPHMDDALERLKRGEVRGVIAPQFIASYLVTLHHPTRFHLAVTLPVTPVDLVLSAQTDSSQPINILNKALADMQPRALMQMAGDWRQAAIENSETWNKSTFVNSLLWGILLFLVVVGCWLWIQYLRRALRRGNVWQQKLAEQLKFTQSLIDASPVALYVRDRQGNLLRYNQAWSDTIGLSGQDLKGLPITAINTVEPSELAAIEARYRQALQDGQPQKWSARFQVGEQPRYLQGWVVPWHDGQGEIGGLIGGWLDITEKELLITQLSETKSNLEQAIASKNAFMLSMGHEVRTPLNVITGLLELELQALDERHERNENLNLIWESSLNLLSLIGDMFDVFRADNPQLLGLTRSTNLPQLIDSTVALYRQQAEAKGMSLNVLIELSAQRYDTDPLLIIRILSSLLRNAIKHADGDAIDIEVYEGTRDPQVESVRLVIEVCDGGPGISEATQAQIIERANNVTLKSEWTDTGFSLPACLHMARAAGAEVRVESEPHEGCVVSFLFNATPSAKIALHHPAPDSVASLHILVVDDYPPARQTLQQRLESWGHRVSLATQGEEALAMWKAQPARYAAIITDCTMPVMDGYELTRQIREHERREGREAIPIFGLTAMSGTEAAASCIDAGMDEYLEKPLTPQKLQEMLERYFASAGKTDATVDDKTRQLQFEMIAVNHDDAEHLKQRLEQRERDKVGRMAHRINGGARLMNFTSLKEACEALELACNNEQGWESIEPLVSRVLEEMERFNAWLERQT
- a CDS encoding tetratricopeptide repeat protein yields the protein MRPVPQRRPVNHAAISQQLHSLAEIYRQSMADGDYASASRCCEKALAILPKNMSVQSDYALSLMRQGKYDQAYKVYRKIHRSPQRHEASETWLDGFAELCGHMGKTQEMRTYGLESLTLSDQRFGHGKCWPLPSTPPRPFDATQREKNIIAFSLFGDRPRYCETLIKNIEAANSLFPGWCCRVYLDNSVPQHVWQRLQAGGAQLVDMSHEKTIYPTLWRFLVMDDPTVERFLVRDADSLLSEREQVCVEAWLRSPWYFHHMRDYFTHTELLLAGMWAGCGGIFPNVARMMREFVVQYRGNARFTDQYFLKAVLWSTVRQSLLSHDAIFGFHHAEPWPAHPPVRWKAEHFHVGSNAGFTIMAGPSHKQDGEKQAVLLKMDGNAWRYTAPVQQGQWKLPMPFFIAEGFRQGDVKVEIVNDDDRQGS
- a CDS encoding AraC family transcriptional regulator; this encodes MSGMITLVKALAVQEGYNLTALPDVRILRADRPLARTPVLYDPGIVIVCQGSKRGFFGQQTYLYDEQHYLAVSVPVPFVMETDASAEHPLLAIYLHLDFQLAAELMLQIEQHHAPHPPAAPQSMMSSPMDDAVKTAVLRLLEVLNNPLEAAILGPARVRELYFRVLTGAQGKAMRAALALQGQFGKIGKVLQHIHTAYAEPLTLNQLAMEAGMSVPTFHTHFKAITRMPPMQYVKSVRLHQARMLMVRQHITAAAASYAVGYESPSQFNREFKRLFGLPPAEEIKRMQRNFAVPPVQQASIFVSSH